In the Bacilli bacterium genome, AAAACCATTTTTGTGATCTTAGTCACAACCCGCTTAAAAGCGTTCCATTATAGTATATGAAAAGAAATAACCCAATTGGAGGAATGCCCTATGGCACTCACTTTTACCGCGTCCGATAAAATCGGCGATATTGTGGCGAAACTTCCGAAAGCATCCGAAGTGTTCAAAAAATATAGAATTGATTTTTGTTGCGGCGGCGGCAAGCTCGTCTCTGAAGCGGCTCGGGAAAATGGGTTGAACGAACGGGAAATCGTCGACGATTTGAACAGGCTGGCAGCGGACGTTTTAGCTTCGTCGCAGGAATATACAAGCTGGGTGAACGCGCCTTATGACAAACTGGTTGACCATATCGTCAACACCCATCACGCTTATCTGTACACGCATTTTGCCCCGATTGGCGAATACGTGACCAAAATTTTGCGCGTTCACGGAGCGCATCATCCCGAGCTGGCCGAAGTGCATAAACTGTACCATAATTTGAAAACGGAATTGGAACAACACATGATTCAGGAAGAGACGGTAACATTCCCGTTGATCAAGGACTTTGCCGCGAATCCCTCGCCGGAATTGGCCAAACAGGCGCTTGATACGGTCGGCGACCTGGAAAACGACCATGACGAGGCAGGCCAGTTGCTGAAAAAATTGCGCAAAGTCACAAACGATTTTACCACTCCTCCCGACGGCTGCACGACCTACCAGGCGACGTACCGGATGCTGGAGGAAATGGAAAGTGACATATTCGAGCATATTTCGCTGGAAAACAATATCTTGTTCCCAAGGCTGGCGCAGGAAGTCGGCCACGAACACGAGCACGAACATGAACATCATCATTAATCGCTAAATGAGACTGCCTGTTGGGATATGAACTTCCCCCAGTCAGGCAGACGGTGAAACTGAATGTTCTCTTGCGTGGCGCACGCAACAAACCCCCGGAAATTTGCACTTTCCGGGGGTTGCTGTTTCCATGACGCATAGAATCTTGCAAAAGGTATGCGGTTGCGGAATCGGAAATCATTGGC is a window encoding:
- the ric gene encoding iron-sulfur cluster repair di-iron protein — protein: MALTFTASDKIGDIVAKLPKASEVFKKYRIDFCCGGGKLVSEAARENGLNEREIVDDLNRLAADVLASSQEYTSWVNAPYDKLVDHIVNTHHAYLYTHFAPIGEYVTKILRVHGAHHPELAEVHKLYHNLKTELEQHMIQEETVTFPLIKDFAANPSPELAKQALDTVGDLENDHDEAGQLLKKLRKVTNDFTTPPDGCTTYQATYRMLEEMESDIFEHISLENNILFPRLAQEVGHEHEHEHEHHH